The proteins below come from a single Micromonospora citrea genomic window:
- the dnaJ gene encoding molecular chaperone DnaJ, with protein sequence MARDYYGILGVGREASDDEIKRAYRKLARQFHPDVNPDPEAQEKFKDINAAYEVLSDDRKRQIVDLGGDPLAPGGGGAGGPGGPGGAGPFVGFQDIMDAFFGGAAGGSRGPRPRTRPGADAILRLELDLHETAFGVEAPITVDTAVLCTTCSGAGTAAGTHLATCEACGGRGEVQSVQRTFLGQVVSARPCTVCQGYGTTIPHPCPTCAGDGRVRTRRSLTVKIPAGVEDGMRIRLAQQGEVGPGGGTAGDLYVEIHERPHDVYSRKGDDLHCRVTVPMTAAALGTRLTIKTLDSEETVDVKAGTQPGSTLRLRARGVPHLRGTGRGDLYVHLDVRTPTKLDADQERMLRDFAKTRGEEVAELTKQGGFFSRMRDAFNGHA encoded by the coding sequence GTGGCCAGGGACTACTACGGCATTCTCGGGGTTGGCCGGGAAGCCTCCGACGACGAGATCAAGCGCGCCTACCGCAAGCTGGCGCGGCAGTTCCACCCGGACGTCAATCCGGACCCGGAGGCCCAGGAGAAGTTCAAGGACATCAACGCCGCGTACGAGGTCCTCTCGGACGACCGGAAACGGCAGATCGTCGACCTGGGCGGCGACCCGCTCGCCCCGGGCGGCGGGGGCGCGGGCGGCCCGGGCGGTCCCGGCGGCGCCGGCCCGTTCGTCGGCTTCCAGGACATCATGGACGCCTTCTTCGGCGGTGCGGCCGGCGGTTCGCGGGGTCCCCGACCCCGGACCCGGCCGGGCGCCGACGCGATCCTGCGGCTGGAGCTGGACCTGCACGAGACCGCGTTCGGCGTCGAGGCGCCGATCACGGTCGACACCGCCGTGCTCTGCACCACCTGCTCCGGCGCCGGTACCGCCGCCGGCACCCACCTCGCCACCTGCGAGGCGTGCGGCGGCCGGGGCGAGGTGCAGTCCGTGCAGCGCACCTTCCTCGGCCAGGTGGTCTCCGCCCGGCCGTGCACGGTCTGCCAGGGCTACGGCACCACCATCCCGCATCCCTGCCCGACCTGCGCCGGCGACGGCCGCGTCCGCACCCGGCGTTCGCTGACCGTCAAGATCCCGGCCGGCGTCGAGGACGGCATGCGCATCCGACTCGCCCAGCAGGGCGAGGTCGGCCCGGGCGGCGGCACGGCCGGCGACCTGTACGTGGAGATCCACGAGCGGCCGCACGACGTCTACTCCCGCAAGGGCGACGACCTGCACTGCCGGGTCACCGTGCCGATGACGGCGGCGGCGCTGGGCACGCGGCTGACCATCAAGACGCTCGACAGCGAGGAGACCGTCGACGTCAAGGCCGGCACCCAGCCGGGCAGCACGCTGCGGCTGCGCGCCCGGGGCGTGCCGCACCTGCGCGGCACCGGCCGGGGCGACCTCTACGTCCACCTCGACGTGCGCACCCCGACCAAGCTCGACGCCGACCAGGAACGGATGCTGCGCGACTTCGCCAAGACCCGGGGCGAGGAGGTCGCCGAGCTGACCAAGCAGGGCGGCTTCTTCTCCCGGATGCGCGACGCGTTCAACGGTCACGCCTGA
- a CDS encoding 16S rRNA (uracil(1498)-N(3))-methyltransferase produces the protein MSAPLFLVESLPTADRLTLDGPEGHHAATVQRLRVGEELLLADGRGGTAAAVVTAVGRGTLDLEITSRGYADASVPRLVVVQGIAKGDRGELAVQAMTEVGVDEIVPWAAARSVTQWRGERGVRAREKWAATAREAAKQARRAWLPVVAGTPDESTARVARRIAGAAAAFVLHEEAQERLTTAELPATGEIVLVVGPEGGIADAELDAFTGAGARAVRLGSSVLRTSTAGVAALSVLATRLARW, from the coding sequence GTGTCCGCACCGCTGTTCCTGGTCGAGTCGCTGCCCACCGCCGACCGGCTGACCCTCGACGGCCCCGAGGGGCACCACGCCGCCACCGTGCAACGCCTGCGCGTCGGCGAGGAGCTGCTGCTCGCCGACGGGCGCGGTGGCACGGCCGCCGCCGTGGTCACCGCCGTCGGCCGGGGCACGCTCGACCTGGAGATCACCTCCCGGGGGTACGCCGACGCGTCCGTCCCACGCCTCGTGGTGGTGCAGGGCATCGCCAAGGGCGACCGGGGCGAGCTGGCCGTGCAGGCGATGACCGAGGTCGGGGTGGACGAGATCGTGCCCTGGGCGGCGGCCCGCTCGGTCACCCAGTGGCGCGGCGAGCGGGGCGTACGGGCGCGGGAGAAGTGGGCGGCGACCGCCCGGGAGGCGGCCAAGCAGGCCCGGCGCGCCTGGCTGCCCGTGGTGGCGGGCACCCCGGACGAGTCGACCGCCCGGGTCGCGCGCCGGATCGCCGGGGCCGCCGCGGCGTTCGTGCTGCACGAGGAGGCGCAGGAGCGGCTGACCACGGCCGAGCTGCCCGCCACCGGCGAGATCGTGCTGGTCGTCGGCCCGGAGGGCGGCATCGCCGACGCCGAGCTGGACGCCTTCACCGGGGCCGGCGCCCGCGCCGTACGCCTGGGTTCCTCGGTGCTGCGCACCTCGACGGCCGGCGTGGCCGCCCTCTCGGTGCTCGCCACCCGCCTCGCCCGCTGGTGA
- a CDS encoding SDR family oxidoreductase, whose product MTSRAVLVTGASRGIGRAVASAFAAGGDRVAIHHRDSAVAAERLRAELPGEGHVVVRADLTDPDAVRAMVDEAAGLLGGLDVLVNNAGVYGERDAPHPVFGASYEQWRQQWRQVVETNLTGAGNVIWCAAQHMRDGGGRIVNVSSRGAFRGEPEQPAYGASKAGLNALGQSLAVALAPYGITVATVAPGFVETDMTTEHLRGERGAAIRAQSPFNRVARPEEIAAAVHWLASPGAEWASGTIVDLNGASYLRT is encoded by the coding sequence GTGACTTCACGGGCGGTACTGGTGACGGGGGCCTCGCGCGGCATCGGGCGGGCGGTGGCGAGCGCGTTCGCCGCGGGCGGCGACCGGGTGGCGATCCACCACCGGGACTCCGCGGTGGCGGCCGAGCGGCTGCGCGCCGAACTGCCCGGCGAGGGGCACGTGGTGGTGCGCGCCGACCTGACCGACCCGGACGCCGTACGCGCCATGGTCGACGAGGCCGCCGGCCTGCTGGGCGGGCTGGACGTGCTGGTCAACAACGCCGGCGTGTACGGCGAGCGGGACGCCCCGCACCCCGTCTTCGGCGCCTCCTACGAGCAGTGGCGACAGCAGTGGCGGCAGGTGGTCGAGACCAACCTGACCGGCGCGGGCAACGTCATCTGGTGCGCCGCACAGCACATGCGCGACGGGGGCGGCCGGATCGTCAACGTCTCCTCCCGGGGAGCCTTCCGGGGCGAGCCGGAGCAGCCCGCGTACGGGGCCAGCAAGGCGGGACTGAACGCGCTGGGGCAGTCGCTGGCCGTGGCCCTCGCCCCGTACGGCATCACCGTCGCCACGGTCGCCCCGGGCTTCGTGGAGACCGACATGACGACCGAGCACCTGCGCGGCGAGCGGGGCGCCGCGATCCGGGCGCAGAGCCCGTTCAACCGGGTGGCCCGCCCCGAGGAGATCGCCGCCGCCGTGCACTGGCTGGCCAGCCCCGGGGCGGAGTGGGCCTCCGGCACGATCGTCGACCTCAACGGCGCGTCCTACCTGCGCACCTGA
- a CDS encoding histidine triad nucleotide-binding protein: MGTDCLFCRIVAGEIPATVVRETAATLAFRDIDPKAPVHVLVIPKEHYADVATLAQGDPALAGEVLATAAAVAEDEGLLGDGFRLMFNTGAYGGQEVFHAHAHVLGGAPLGPMLARDLA; this comes from the coding sequence ATGGGAACCGACTGCCTGTTCTGCCGGATCGTCGCCGGGGAGATCCCGGCCACCGTCGTCCGGGAAACCGCCGCCACGCTCGCCTTCCGCGACATCGACCCCAAGGCGCCCGTGCACGTGCTGGTCATCCCGAAGGAGCACTACGCCGACGTGGCGACGCTCGCCCAGGGCGACCCGGCGCTGGCCGGCGAGGTGCTCGCCACGGCCGCCGCGGTGGCCGAGGACGAGGGGCTGCTCGGCGACGGCTTCCGGCTGATGTTCAACACCGGCGCGTACGGCGGCCAGGAGGTCTTCCACGCGCACGCCCACGTGCTCGGCGGCGCGCCGCTGGGCCCGATGCTGGCCCGGGACCTCGCGTGA
- a CDS encoding serine hydrolase domain-containing protein yields MTGIDERLSRLVRAVQAQARVPAVSVALHRADRPLWTCVVGGTGNDTELGPGTRFRIGSVTKTFTAVLTLQCRDDGLLDLDDPLGRHLDLPAHGELTVRRLLSHTAGLQREPYGDVWDTLRAPDVDELVADLARAERVLPPGRRYHYSNLGMALLGRLVGHLRGGTWAEVLAERVLTPLGLADTSVTPGPHAATGFLVDAYSDEAHPEPPTDFGAVGPAAQLWGTASDMARWAAFLADPAALDPAGAVLAPATLEEMRWPATVTDETLWSGGFGLGLILVPQGRRIMHVGHDGAMPGFLAGVYGRRGGEGTPGAMGVAVLGSSGTAAEVLDLPHRLLSAAVEHDPADIAPWRPGPPAPPDVRGLLGRWWGEGFEYVFSWHDGALRARGADDPAGKPPAVFAPLPDRPDVYRTVSGREVGELLRLTRDESGAVVRMHWATYRFTRAQETFDRYDFRVGS; encoded by the coding sequence GTGACGGGGATCGACGAACGCCTGTCCCGGCTGGTGCGCGCGGTGCAGGCGCAGGCCCGGGTGCCGGCGGTCTCGGTGGCCCTGCACCGGGCGGACCGCCCGCTGTGGACGTGTGTGGTCGGCGGCACCGGCAACGACACCGAGCTGGGGCCGGGCACGCGGTTCCGGATCGGCTCGGTCACCAAGACGTTCACCGCCGTGCTGACCCTCCAGTGCCGCGACGACGGCCTGCTCGACCTGGACGACCCGCTGGGCCGCCACCTGGACCTGCCGGCCCACGGCGAGCTGACCGTGCGCCGACTGCTGTCGCACACCGCCGGCCTGCAGCGGGAGCCGTACGGCGACGTCTGGGACACCCTGCGCGCCCCCGACGTCGACGAGCTGGTCGCCGACCTGGCCCGGGCCGAGCGGGTGCTGCCGCCGGGCCGCCGCTACCACTACTCCAACCTCGGCATGGCGCTGCTCGGTCGGCTCGTCGGGCACCTGCGCGGCGGCACCTGGGCGGAGGTGCTCGCCGAGCGGGTGCTGACCCCGCTGGGGCTGGCCGACACCTCGGTGACGCCGGGCCCGCACGCGGCGACCGGTTTCCTGGTCGACGCGTACTCCGACGAGGCGCACCCGGAGCCGCCCACCGACTTCGGCGCGGTGGGCCCGGCGGCGCAGCTCTGGGGCACCGCCTCCGACATGGCCCGCTGGGCGGCCTTCCTCGCCGACCCGGCGGCGCTGGACCCGGCGGGCGCGGTGCTCGCCCCGGCCACGCTCGAGGAGATGCGCTGGCCGGCGACGGTCACCGACGAGACGCTCTGGTCGGGCGGCTTCGGGCTCGGGCTGATCCTGGTGCCGCAGGGCAGGCGGATCATGCACGTCGGGCACGACGGCGCGATGCCCGGCTTCCTGGCCGGCGTCTACGGCCGGCGCGGCGGCGAGGGGACGCCCGGCGCGATGGGCGTGGCGGTGCTCGGCTCCTCCGGCACGGCCGCCGAGGTTCTCGACCTGCCGCACCGGCTGCTGTCCGCCGCCGTCGAGCACGATCCCGCCGACATCGCGCCGTGGCGGCCGGGCCCGCCCGCCCCGCCGGACGTACGCGGGCTGCTGGGGCGCTGGTGGGGCGAGGGCTTCGAGTACGTCTTCTCCTGGCACGACGGCGCGCTGCGCGCCCGGGGCGCGGACGACCCGGCGGGGAAGCCGCCGGCGGTCTTCGCGCCGCTGCCGGACCGGCCCGACGTCTACCGCACGGTCTCGGGCCGCGAGGTGGGCGAGCTGCTGCGGCTCACCCGGGACGAGAGCGGGGCGGTGGTCCGGATGCACTGGGCGACCTACCGGTTCACCCGCGCCCAGGAGACCTTCGACCGGTACGACTTCCGCGTCGGCTCCTGA
- the ybeY gene encoding rRNA maturation RNase YbeY: MSIEIANESGVDVDTDAVLAVARHALDEMGVNPLAELSVLLVDIDYMTELNHRWMGGDGPTDVLAFPMDEGSVDHGPGESTAAGGEPALLGDIVLCPEVAAKQAATAGHSAADELHLLTVHGVLHLLGYDHAEPEEEREMFALQARLLASWRSTRSR; encoded by the coding sequence TTGTCCATCGAGATCGCCAACGAGTCCGGCGTCGACGTCGACACCGACGCCGTGCTCGCCGTCGCCCGGCACGCCCTCGACGAGATGGGGGTCAACCCCCTCGCCGAGCTCTCCGTGCTGCTGGTCGACATCGACTACATGACCGAGCTCAACCACCGGTGGATGGGCGGCGACGGCCCGACCGACGTGCTCGCCTTCCCCATGGACGAGGGCAGCGTCGACCACGGGCCGGGCGAGAGCACCGCGGCCGGCGGCGAGCCGGCGTTGCTCGGCGACATCGTGCTCTGCCCGGAGGTGGCGGCCAAGCAGGCGGCCACCGCCGGGCACTCCGCCGCCGACGAGCTGCACCTGCTCACCGTGCACGGGGTGCTGCACCTGCTCGGCTACGACCATGCCGAGCCGGAGGAGGAACGGGAGATGTTCGCGCTCCAGGCCCGACTGCTGGCGAGCTGGCGGTCGACCCGGTCCCGGTGA
- a CDS encoding hemolysin family protein: MAVDPVPVMATPTLAAGATGLPDLQLLVSAAGLVVLAGLIAMTEAALAAVSPARAAELARDGVRGARTLQVVAGDVVRHLNLLLLLRLLAELTATTLVALVAVDTFGAGWRAALVTAGAMTVISFVVVGVGPRTIGRQHAYVVGRSVAPLVRWLGRALNPLASLLILIGNAVTPGRGFREGPFATQVELRELVDLAEQRGVVEHGERQMIHSVFALGDTIAREVMVPRTEMVWIEERKTLSQALALFLRSGFSRIPVIGESVDDVLGVLYLKDLIRRTQGGAPEDRRLPVAELMRPATFVPESKPVDDLLSEMQAARNHLVIVVDEYGGTGGLVTIEDILEEIVGEITDEYDVERPPVEHLDDGAVRVTARLPVEDLGELFDTELPTDEVETVGGLLAQSLGRVPIPGAQVEVAGLRLIAEGTTGRRNRIDTVLVSRVKSTDTQEAPGRGEHAEPRDDTNRSEERQPADA; encoded by the coding sequence CTGGCGGTCGACCCGGTCCCGGTGATGGCCACCCCGACACTGGCGGCAGGTGCCACCGGCCTGCCCGACCTGCAACTGCTGGTCTCCGCGGCGGGCCTGGTGGTGCTGGCCGGCCTGATCGCGATGACCGAGGCGGCCCTCGCCGCGGTCTCGCCCGCCCGCGCCGCCGAGCTGGCCCGCGACGGCGTGCGGGGCGCGCGCACGCTCCAGGTCGTCGCCGGCGACGTGGTCCGCCACCTCAACCTGCTCCTGCTGCTGCGGCTGCTCGCCGAGCTGACCGCCACCACCCTGGTGGCGCTCGTCGCGGTCGACACCTTCGGCGCCGGCTGGCGTGCGGCGCTGGTCACCGCCGGCGCGATGACCGTGATCAGCTTCGTGGTGGTCGGGGTCGGGCCGCGCACCATCGGCCGGCAGCACGCGTACGTGGTCGGGCGCTCCGTCGCGCCGCTGGTGCGCTGGCTGGGCCGGGCGCTGAACCCGCTGGCCTCGCTGCTGATCCTGATCGGCAACGCGGTCACCCCGGGGCGCGGCTTCCGGGAGGGGCCGTTCGCCACCCAGGTGGAGCTGCGCGAGCTGGTCGACCTCGCCGAGCAGCGCGGCGTCGTGGAGCACGGCGAACGCCAGATGATCCACTCGGTCTTCGCGCTGGGCGACACGATCGCCCGCGAGGTGATGGTGCCGCGCACCGAGATGGTGTGGATCGAGGAACGCAAGACGCTCTCCCAGGCGCTGGCGCTCTTTCTGCGCTCCGGGTTCTCCCGGATCCCGGTCATCGGCGAGAGCGTCGACGACGTGCTCGGCGTGCTCTACCTCAAGGACCTGATCCGGCGCACCCAGGGCGGCGCCCCGGAGGACCGCCGGCTCCCCGTCGCCGAGCTGATGCGCCCGGCCACCTTCGTGCCGGAGTCCAAGCCGGTCGACGACCTGCTCTCGGAGATGCAGGCCGCCCGCAACCACCTGGTCATCGTCGTCGACGAGTACGGCGGCACCGGCGGGCTGGTCACCATCGAGGACATCCTGGAGGAGATCGTCGGCGAGATCACCGACGAGTACGATGTCGAGCGTCCGCCGGTCGAGCACCTCGACGACGGGGCGGTGCGGGTCACCGCGCGGCTCCCGGTGGAGGATCTGGGCGAGCTGTTCGACACCGAACTGCCCACCGACGAGGTGGAGACCGTCGGCGGCCTGCTCGCCCAGTCCCTGGGCCGCGTCCCTATCCCCGGGGCGCAGGTCGAGGTCGCCGGTCTCCGGCTGATCGCCGAGGGCACCACCGGCCGACGCAACCGGATAGACACCGTACTGGTGAGCCGGGTGAAGTCGACCGACACGCAGGAAGCCCCGGGCCGCGGCGAGCACGCCGAGCCCCGGGACGACACGAACCGATCCGAGGAGAGGCAACCCGCCGATGCCTGA
- a CDS encoding cytidine deaminase has translation MPESPAVPAARPTPSEPVELSAEDGKLVVLARGARGRVGAVEGAAVRDQDGRTYAAASVSLPSLTITALQLAVASAAAAGASRLEAAVVVTEASTLDGAGHAAVRDLAADAPIHVAAPDGTVLGTVVE, from the coding sequence ATGCCTGAGTCACCCGCCGTGCCGGCCGCCCGGCCCACCCCGTCCGAACCGGTCGAGCTGAGCGCCGAGGACGGCAAGCTGGTCGTCCTGGCCCGGGGCGCGCGCGGCCGGGTGGGTGCCGTGGAGGGCGCGGCGGTGCGCGACCAGGACGGCCGGACGTACGCCGCGGCCAGCGTCTCCCTGCCCTCGCTGACGATCACCGCGCTCCAGCTCGCGGTGGCCTCGGCGGCGGCGGCCGGCGCGAGCCGGCTGGAGGCCGCCGTGGTGGTGACCGAGGCGTCGACGCTCGACGGCGCCGGGCACGCGGCGGTGCGGGACCTCGCCGCCGACGCGCCGATCCACGTGGCCGCGCCGGACGGCACCGTCCTGGGCACGGTGGTCGAGTGA
- the era gene encoding GTPase Era: MSDPQRPPYRAGFACFVGRPNAGKSTLTNAIVGQKIAITSNKPQTTRHVIRAVLHRPDSQLVLVDTPGLHRPRTLLGERLNDLVRQTWSEVDVIGLCIPADEPIGRGDRFITGELAELKATVLAVVTKTDLVDRKRLAEQLLAVSELGEFAEVVPVSAVSGHQVDTLVEVMTRYLPESPQLYPDDMLTDDPEQVLVAELIREAALEGVRDELPHSIAVVVEEMIPEGRLTKIYADVYVERPSQKAIVIGHRASRLKEVGTTARRQIEELLGTRVYLDLHVRVAKDWQRDPKQLRKLGF, encoded by the coding sequence GTGAGCGACCCGCAGCGGCCCCCGTACCGGGCCGGTTTCGCCTGTTTCGTCGGCCGGCCGAACGCCGGGAAGTCGACGCTGACCAACGCGATCGTCGGGCAGAAGATCGCCATCACCTCGAACAAGCCGCAGACCACCCGGCACGTCATCCGGGCCGTCCTGCACCGCCCCGACTCCCAGCTCGTCCTGGTCGACACCCCGGGCCTGCACCGTCCCCGCACGCTGCTCGGCGAGCGCCTGAACGACCTGGTGCGGCAGACGTGGAGCGAGGTCGACGTGATCGGCCTGTGCATCCCGGCGGACGAGCCGATCGGGCGCGGCGACCGGTTCATCACCGGGGAGCTGGCCGAGCTGAAGGCCACGGTGCTGGCGGTGGTGACCAAGACCGACCTGGTGGATCGCAAGCGGCTCGCGGAGCAGTTGCTCGCCGTCAGCGAGCTGGGCGAGTTCGCCGAGGTGGTGCCGGTCAGCGCGGTCTCCGGGCACCAGGTGGACACGCTGGTCGAGGTGATGACCCGCTACCTGCCCGAGTCGCCGCAGCTCTATCCGGACGACATGCTCACCGACGACCCGGAGCAGGTGCTGGTCGCCGAGCTGATCCGTGAGGCCGCCCTGGAGGGCGTCCGCGACGAGCTGCCGCACTCCATCGCGGTGGTCGTCGAGGAGATGATCCCCGAGGGCAGGCTCACGAAGATCTATGCCGACGTGTACGTCGAGCGGCCCAGCCAGAAGGCGATCGTGATCGGCCACCGGGCCAGCCGGCTCAAGGAGGTCGGCACGACCGCGCGGCGGCAGATCGAGGAGCTGCTCGGCACCCGGGTCTACCTGGACCTGCACGTCCGGGTGGCGAAGGACTGGCAGCGCGACCCGAAGCAGCTGCGCAAGCTGGGCTTCTGA